tcttctccttcttcttcaaacccCATTTTCACAAGAAGCTTCTCAACAAAAGCTTCAGCTTCTCATCCTTCATCATCCAAATCCCATTTCTCGAGAAGCTTCTCAATTAAACcttcgtcttcgtcgtcttcttgttcttcggACCCCGTTTTCAGACGGAGTTTCTCAGCAAAGCCTAAAGATTCGAAGTCTTTGCTCTTGGCTAGAAGCTGTTCCACGAAATCTTCAgctcatcatttctcttccaaGTCTTCTCTAGATCTCTCTAGAAGCTTGTCTCAGAAAGGAGCTTCCGTGACGCGAAAATGCTTGAAAGTGGCGAAAGAGCATAAGTCCCGCTTCTACATaatcaaacgctgcgttttcaTGCTCGTTTGCTGGCACAAACATTCTTGAgagtcatatgcattggatcCAGATATTGAAGAAAAATCTTTGTGGAAGCAAAAAACAATACATATAAGGGTAGCCATATATATGTTGaagttcttgttttttatattcACTATATATACATTGTCCACCGATTAACTTCAAACACTTAAGTTATAAATGAACTTGattgtaaagaaaaacaacCGAATGGGTTGCGGAGTATTTTTCTAGTTCTAAGTGAGTGTTAGTAACTTTTAGAGTATTctgtttttagataaaattagATTCAATTTGTTACTTTGAATTGAGTTTACAGAATGTTTATGTATATAGCGTTTACTTTTGCCAGGTATTGGATACATGATCACCAATTTGTGGGATAGATAGATCACAGATTCACAAGTAGGGCGAGGTTGAAAACTCGTGTGGTCCAAAAAGCCAATGCCGCTCCCACAATGAGACTCCAGTACCACCGTTATTCGAATAATGGTCGTAAGAGAAGTAACAAATACTAGGCCCGTCAACGTCCTTAGCAAGTGATTTAGAAGCGTGATCCTCGAAACCGGATCGCATAGAGGGAATATCCAATGCATCCTCCGTTAACTTAAGATATTGCCTATTCCTTTTAAGAATATGATAGTAAAACCTCCTGTGGAATCACCGTGTTCTTTAGAAAGTCTCTCCATATAGGAATGAAGTTTTTGTGAAGTGTCTCTCATTGAAATAAGGAAATTAAAGCATTTTCGTTGGAGCAGTTTGGCTTTTGAGTCCTTACTGAATATTGGGCCAGCAATAACAACTTTGATTCCACTTCTACACCACCTTTTCTTGCATTAACGACATTTACATTATTTCTGTTGCAACTAGCAGAGTTATATTTACTGTTTTATATGCCCCCGCAGGACCACACAGTGATACTTATAATCGGTTTATAAATTTCCGAATCTAGTTTATAACTATTGGACCGCatgtataaaaataacattCCTTAgtggaggagaaaaaaaaaagaagaaatacgTTTACTTCAAAAGAATGTAAAATAgatcccaccaaaaaaaaaagaatgtaaaatagagaacaagTGGTCCGCTCAACTCCTCGTAGCTCCACTACCATCACTTCACATTCAAGCATCTAGATCTCTTTGGTTACATATTTACAGTGACTTACTGTTACAAaatatctaacacaaaacttcttGACTTTTATTATTAGTTCCAACAATTATAGGACCACCCATTTAGAGTAGATGAAAGAACCTTTcacacattgtttttttttgtcacaagagaaaagaaagatattATTAATAAGACCTTGTCTATGAATGAAGTCTATCCAttcgttttatttttgtcaaattaaATGTTACAATAATTTCAAATCATCAGCTTGATGATGTAAGTCATGACGAATGCCAACTTAACATACATATCCatttcaacaagaaaaaaataaacaatgtaAGGATTATGTGTTAAATCGGGAAACTCTTTTATTTCTTGAGAAATTTGTTGTATCCACGTAACTCAATCTAGTCTGATGGAATTGATGTTTTTGTAAAGTTATCCCAGAGACCATTACCCGATTTGCCCCAAAATGAATTTGGATTCGAATTTGGTAACTTTGAAACAATCAATTTCACAACCGTGCATTCATGTCATGTCTCaccaacacaaaacaaacacaaccctTTCACTTTCTCagaatccaataaaaaaaagtttcaagaaaacaaaaggcaaACCAATACTACTACTTCGAAATTTGTTTccaataaaatttgattgtaaCAAGAGATTTCccaatttgaataaatatatatacattacattGTTgaatcaacaaaccaaaaaatctgaactttgttttctttttgttttcaacctAATCAGAAAAATCTTCTGATCAACGAAGTCGATCGATTCATAACTCTAGTTTCACCATCACTATCCAAATCAATAAGATTCGAATTCGCATTCGAATtcgaattagaagaagaagagccacgATTTGGTCTCACTCTTCTCATAAACGAAACCATTCCACGAACAGCTCTTCTCAATCTACCACCATTACCTGAACTCCCACCGTTTCTACTCATCTCCGGTGTCTCATGAGCTCTAACCCAAGAGATACGTCTCGGTCCTTCATTACTACCAAGTCCACCACCATCCATCTCCGTCAACACCACCGGCAAAAccctctctccttctctcatcGCCGCGTTAAACCTCCCAACAGCGAAACCACCGCCTGGTAATCTCCAAATCGTCATCCCCACAGCGTTTTCTTCCTCGCTACTCCGTTGAATCGGATCCGAAGGTAACTCGAATCTACAAACGGGACACGAGTTCCGAATCGAGAGCCATGGAACGATACAATCCCCGTGAAAAATGTGTTTACACGGCATCTCACGACCTTCGACACCTGCTTCGAAGACCTCCGTGCACACGGCGCAATTAGCTTCCGCCTTCATATGATAATCAGAGATCTCGACTCTAGGCAAAGACTCAATCGCCGATTTAGACGCCGGCGGATTCCCAGATCTACCGATTCCGTTACCAGACGCTTCGATCTGACTCAATTGTTCGAGCAACCGTTCAAATCCAGATCCCATAAGGATCTCGGAAACAGAATCAGGAAGAGGTCTAAGACCTGAACCAGATCCATCATCGTAATAAAACTCATAAGCGCGTCGTTCTCTAGCAGCTCCGTCTCCTTCTTCGTTCTCAACTCTCTCACCAGCTCCTCCTCCGTGTAAAACGATAACCGGATTAAACGACGTCCGGCGATTGGATCTACGGCGTCTAATTACAGATCTATGACTATCTCCAACCGATCTAACTTCCTGATTCGTCGTCGTCGCCGGAATCGCCGCAACGGAAGAATTATTAGAGGAAGAATCTTCGATCTCTTCGATGAATCCACCGTTGCAATAAGGACATAAGACTCCAGCGTTTGCGTCTTGGTCTTCCCA
The sequence above is drawn from the Camelina sativa cultivar DH55 chromosome 4, Cs, whole genome shotgun sequence genome and encodes:
- the LOC104780472 gene encoding putative protein TPRXL; amino-acid sequence: MDVEKLWNHTKKDSIFQTTHFSSSSKPFFTRSFSTKDSSSPSSSNPIFTRSFSTKASASHPSSSKSHFSRSFSIKPSSSSSSCSSDPVFRRSFSAKPKDSKSLLLARSCSTKSSAHHFSSKSSLDLSRSLSQKGASVTRKCLKVAKEHKSRFYIIKRCVFMLVCWHKHS
- the LOC104780473 gene encoding E3 ubiquitin-protein ligase RDUF1-like encodes the protein MMPNSRSATITPATEPTTTTTTTVTTSYWCYSCTRFISVWEDQDANAGVLCPYCNGGFIEEIEDSSSNNSSVAAIPATTTNQEVRSVGDSHRSVIRRRRSNRRTSFNPVIVLHGGGAGERVENEEGDGAARERRAYEFYYDDGSGSGLRPLPDSVSEILMGSGFERLLEQLSQIEASGNGIGRSGNPPASKSAIESLPRVEISDYHMKAEANCAVCTEVFEAGVEGREMPCKHIFHGDCIVPWLSIRNSCPVCRFELPSDPIQRSSEEENAVGMTIWRLPGGGFAVGRFNAAMREGERVLPVVLTEMDGGGLGSNEGPRRISWVRAHETPEMSRNGGSSGNGGRLRRAVRGMVSFMRRVRPNRGSSSSNSNSNANSNLIDLDSDGETRVMNRSTSLIRRFF